The following coding sequences lie in one Gadus macrocephalus chromosome 1, ASM3116895v1 genomic window:
- the LOC132473400 gene encoding rho-related GTP-binding protein Rho6-like produces MRRASSKLVIVDLKYISICFRAVNIVNTMKEKILVTQPCVARCKLVLVGDVQCGKTAMLQVFAKDCYPETYVPTVFENYTASLQLEEQRVELSLWDTSGSPYYDNVRPLCYSDSDAVLLCFDTSRPDSVDGTLKKWKAEILDFCPSTRILLIGCKTDLRSDVCTLTELSHGKHIPVSHEQGASLARQLGAEAYLECSAFTSEKSVHSAFRSAALACMNRLPPAPRASPVSRLSKRLLRLSNSTGLLASAFKTKDKAKGCAIM; encoded by the exons ATGCGAAGAGCGTCTTCAAAGTTAGTGATTGTGGACTTAAAATATATCTCAATTTGTTTTCGCGCAGTCAATATTGTCAACACGATGAAGGAAAAAATACTTGTAACACAGCCTTGTGTTGCGAGATGCAAACTTGTTCTTGTCGGGGATGTTCAGTGTGGTAAAACAGCGATGTTACAAGTCTTTGCAAAGGATTGCTACCCAGAG ACCTACGTCCCTACAGTATTTGAAAACTACACAGCTAGCCTGCAGCTTGAAGAACAGCGCGTGGAGCTCAGCCTCTGGGACACGTCAG GCTCTCCGTACTACGACAACGTCCGGCCATTGTGCTACAGTGACTCCGACGCAGTGCTGCTGTGTTTTGACACCAGCCGTCCGGACTCAGTGGACGGCACACTGAAGAAG TGGAAGGCAGAGATCCTGGACTTCTGCCCCAGCACGCGGATCCTTCTGATCGGCTGTAAGACGGACCTGCGCAGCGACGTGTGCACGCTGACGGAGCTGTCCCACGGCAAACACATACCCGTCTCCCACGAGCAG GGCGCCTCCCTGGCCAGACAGCTGGGAGCCGAGGCCTACCTGGAGTGCTCCGCCTTCACGTCGGAGAAGAGCGTCCACAGTGCGTTCCGCTCGGCGGCGTTGGCGTGCATGAACAGGCTGCCGCCGGCCCCCAGGGCCAGCCCGGTGAGCCGGCTCTCCAAGAGGCTGCTGCGGCTGTCCAACAGCACGGGCCTCCTGGCCTCCGCCTTCAAGACCAAGGACAAGGCCAAGGGCTGCGCCATCATGTAG